One window of Perca fluviatilis chromosome 12, GENO_Pfluv_1.0, whole genome shotgun sequence genomic DNA carries:
- the LOC120570173 gene encoding galactose-specific lectin nattectin-like — MASVFPFALLLCLSSGLMTAYGAPPCPTDWTQFGSRCFAFYIQTKTWIDAETFCISAGGNLASIHSDAEHGFLKSFIHQVTGAHTTSWIGGFDAVKEGTWMWTDGSKFNYKSWGAGEPNNCCGGESCLMMNWRDNWNDAACTYQASFVCSKNLWV; from the exons ATGGCATCAGTCTTTCCGTTTGCTTTGTTGCTCTGTTTGTCCAGTGGACTGATGACTGCTTAT GGTGCACCTCCCTGCCCTACTGATTGGACTCAGTTTGGCTCCCGCTGTTTTGCTTTCTACATCCAGACAAAGACCTGGATCGATGCAGAG ACCTTCTGCATCTCCGCTGGTGGGAATCTGGCTTCCATCCACTCTGATGCAGAACATGGATTCCTCAAATCCTTCATTCACCAAGTGACCGGTGCACACACAACTTCCTGGATCGGAGGCTTTGACGCAGTGAAG GAGGGTACGTGGATGTGGACTGATGGATCCAAATTCAACTACAAAAGCTGGGGTGCTGGGGAGCCTAACAACTGCTGTGGAGGGGAAAGCTGTCTTATGATGAACTGGAGAG ATAACTGGAACGACGCGGCTTGTACCTACCAGGCTTCTTTCGTGTGCTCCAAGAACCTGTGGGTGTAA
- the LOC120570162 gene encoding galactose-specific lectin nattectin-like, which translates to MTSVFPFALFLCLSSRLLAAYGQASCPPDWTQFGSRCFNFNIGPKTWSDAETFCQTAGGNLASIHSDEEHTFIRNYIKQVTGTYRRSWIGGTDVIQEGTWLWSDGSKFNYKSFYVGEPNNCCEGENCLEMNWKETNWNDVRCADQFSFVCSKNLKLERRRLYLPGFFRVLQEHILQCGAA; encoded by the exons ATGACATCAGTCTTTCCGTTTGctttgtttctctgtttgtcCAGCAGACTGTTGGCTGCATAT GGTCAAGCTTCCTGCCCTCCTGATTGGACTCAGTTTGGCTCTCGCTGTTTCAATTTCAACATCGGGCCAAAGACCTGGTCCGATGCAGAG ACCTTCTGCCAGACCGCTGGTGGGAATCTGGCTTCCATCCACTCAGATGAGGAACATACATTCATCAGAAACTACATTAAGCAAGTGACTGGTACATACAGACGTTCCTGGATCGGAGGCACTGACGTCATCCAG GAGGGTACGTGGTTGTGGTCTGATGGATCCAAATTCAACTACAAAAGCTTCTATGTGGGGGAGCCTAACAACTGTTGTGAAGGGGAGAACTGTCTTGAGATGAACTGgaaagaaa CAAACTGGAATGACGTGCGTTGTGCCGACCAGTTTTCTTTCGTGTGCTCCAagaacct AAAACTGGAACGACGCAGGTTGTACCTACCAGGCTTCTTTCGTGTGCTCCAAGAACACATTCTTCAATGCGGGGCAGCCTGA